In Heteronotia binoei isolate CCM8104 ecotype False Entrance Well chromosome 5, APGP_CSIRO_Hbin_v1, whole genome shotgun sequence, the DNA window GCTGCATGGTGAGGTATGTGGTTATTGGCTTTGGATGACAATTTGACTGTCCTAAGAACTTTGCATTTCTTGATTTATTTACACAAACTGGGCATAAGAAtccccctgctggatcagaccagtgttccatctagtccagcatcctgtctcatgcagtggccaactagttcctctggagggccaacatcaggatgcagaggctgaggccttcccctgatgttgcctcatggctctgggattcagatttCAGGATTCTTTTCCCCATATACCCAGGTCTACTGGTCTAGGATTCCATAAGCTTCCCAGAGCACGAGCAGGATAATTTCCCTTTCAATCTCCCCATCTTCATTTCATGTCAACATTCTATCTTCTGAAGCATTCTGAGTCCTCATCCAGCTGTTTCTGGAGTTGTTGCTAttgccacacacatacacacataccacCATTAACTTATAAAGTCAGATTTTTCTATGTACCTGGAGAGTTTGGCAAGTGTATAGGCACCCCAGATTTGTCTGTAGgtggtcttttttaaaaattatttttataaacTTCATGAGCCACCCAGATGTTGTAGGACTCACTTAGAACAGTGGGGTGCAGACCCTCATTTATGTTTAATTGGATCTTCGGCAGCAGTCCTGTAAAGGCATGGTCCACTAATTCTGGCCATTTAAGCATcggggaagaggagagagagcAGAGAGTAAAAGCAAAAGCACGTAGATGCATCTGCCGTAATCCAGTGATGCTCTTTCCCTCATCTTGGCATTCCTAGTTGCACCTGCCAGTTTAAAGGGTTGGGCCTGTGCAGTGGTGGCAAGAGAAATGCATGGACAGACCAAGGTGGGGCTAACTCAGGCAATTTAGGCACATGGGCAAGCCACTTCCCAGCAAAGAAGTGCCAGTCAATTTCCAATAAGcttaagaacaagagaagccatgttggatcaggccaatggcccattgagtccaacactctgtgtcacacagtggctaaaacccaggtgccaccaggaggtccaccagcctgGTAATGAAAGTGCTGATCTCTCTCCATATTTATACATGACCTTTTAAGGGAAAAAAGAGAAGACAATTCAGCTTGCCAGGGGAGTTTTCTTTTTACTTTTGTGCTAGGTGACTAAAAGGGTTGCTTAAAGAAAATGTTGTTGTTTAGGTTGGTGCTGCCCTGCCTGTGGATGTGTTGTCGTATGAAGAAAAAAACTTGTTTGCCATACTTCGAGTCCCTAACACGTAAGATGCTACTCAGAATATATAATCTTGCAAGTGCAGAAATAGATTATATTTCTTATTGGACTAAAGCAGGGAAGACGATCTTTTAAATTATTAGACAAGGTACTGTAAACTTGATCCAGGTGTCACTGCGGTACGCGAGGCCACCTTGTGGTGGTTTTGGTGTATGGTTGCTTGTTCGGAGCTTATTGGCATGCCGGTTGTAAGAGTTGAGGGGGAAGGCACCAGGTGTTACATTAGCTATGTTAAGAAGCAAACACAGTTCCTAGACAGTTTTCAGACTTGCAGCAACCCAAAACTTTGGATGCATCAGGTCACTGTTAGCTGTGCAGCCTCCAAAATTAAGTTTGTTGAATTGGTTCTGGCCTGCTGTGTTGAAGTGTTGGACTCTTCCTATATGTGGGGCTTTGTATCTTGCCTTTCAGCAACTCAGGTGCTTCCCATTTGGTCACACAATCGTATTTGTGAGACCAAACCCTGAGTTTGCCGTCCTTCatatttaattcatttacacCATGCCTTTCTCCAAACAACTTTAATTGTTCTCTTTGCTGCCATTAATATCtctacaacaatcctgtgaaataGTTTAGGTTGAGGGTGTGACTAgccccagggtcacccagcaagctgccatagcagagtggggattcaaacctgggtctcccagatgacAATCTAACTTCTACATTGTGCTGGATTTTCATATACTTATTATACTTTATATAATAACCCTATTTGTTTTGCATGAACTTTTGGGTAtggttttcatttaatttcatgtAATTTTCTTGTTTGCTCAGTGGCCTGGTAAAGTTGTGGAGTGCATTGACGCTGCTGGATTCCTACCAGAACAGAAAGTGTGCTTTTAGGGTTATACAGGTAAGACTTAAACTATACAGTGACCTTACTCCAGATCCCAGGGCCATTTAAAAACATGGATGCTGTACCCGGTTGCTTCAGTGGTTGCTTGATATTTGCTTGTGGAGTGCATGGATGTGCAACATTTAAGTCTACCTAATTAATTCTGTTTACATTAAGAAATGGCTGAAATTCAGTTTGACCTTTACAGGTTTTCTTACGTTGTTATAGTCCCCAACCCCTGAAATTTAGTCGGCTGTTTGGATAACATCTTAACTATTATTAACCAGAATTTTTCTCCATGATGCTTGTTTAAATATGGTTTCATGTCTTCAGTACATaagaagagccgtgctggatcagaccagtggtccctctagtccagcatcctgtctcatacagtggccaaccagttcttctggatgactgacaacagggcatagaggccaaggcctttccctgatgttgcctcctgggtctgggattcagagggtcAGCGCACTTAGTATATTTGTTAAATATCCTTGTATATAAGAGATAATGGTTGTTCTCGGAGGTTTTTAAATTGTAGAAATCAGTGTGCTGTGTACAGTCATGATAGGGTTttttaacatatttatttattacatttttatcctgctcttcctccaaagggctcagggcagcatacctcagtctcctctcttccctcacaacaactctgagataagttaagctgagagtgactggcccagagtcacCCAAAGATTTTCCACAGCACAGTAGGGATTTCTCACATCTAGGCCAACGCTGTACAGCAAACTGATTGTGAGAAAAGTAGTACCTCTGTGtgttctgaagaggcacccttgTTACTTCTTGtataaaggtaacggtagtcccctgtgcaagcaccagttgtttttgactctggggtgacattgctttcatgttttcatggcagactttttgtatAGTCACTCATAAAAGTTGGGTTCTGTGTGGACAACTTTATTTTTTATGGGGCTCAATTCGAACAAAACCAGAACATGATATAGACAAATCTGGTTTAATGTCAAGCCTGTGTACTCCTTTGTTTCTGTTCTTTGTACTGAGATTGAAGACAGAACACTTGCATAAACAAAAAATGTACTTAGTGTGAGGATTAGATAGGTCCCAAAGTAAGTcacatcagtttttttaaaaagcaaaaaacctTGGAGGTTTCATTGAGTGTGACATCAGCCACAAAGAAGAAAGAACTGTATTCCCCTTTGACAGTGTAGGAATAGGATAGTGGTAaagacaccggggggggggggtggatattTTAAAAGGAGCCATGATGATTCCCCCAGGATccccttatcttcttcttggCAGGGcagccccttttctttctttgtttctctttctgTCCCACCCTGTTGTCTAGATGTATAtgaacatatttattttattttatttttcacatttatatcccgccctccccgccaaggcaggctcagggcggccgaCTCAGTCTAGGGATCTGAGGGGCCAACTAAAGTCCTTTTTAGTCTTTGTTGATAATGGCACACAAGAGACCGATGGTAATTCAAAACTAACAAACTTCTATTTAACTTATGAGCAGAAATGGTCAGGTAGGAATTGAGGGTAGGTCTTAGAATGTGAATAGGCAGCAGAAATAAGGTAACTTTGTCTAAATATAAAGATAGTTTGTCACAAACACATAGGTGTTTAGTTGTACAGATAGGTCTTTAAACATGGAAgagagagatttcttggcagtCTCTGCTTAGATTCACAAGCTTATTCATCTCAAAGACACTTAAGTTGATGTAGGCAGGAACATTCACTTAAGGTCTGCTATCCCTTCTTAACCACTTAATAgggatcaacccccccccctttactagAAACTATTTTCCTAAGGGTTGAATGGggatccttcttgatcctctcaCTCCCTTAACCTTATTTCCTAGTTAACTTTTATTTCTTAACTCCCACACCTGACTTTCTCAACAGTGGAATTCTGTTTGAATCCGCTGTCACTCAGGGTTCTCAGACCGGGCTAAAGCATTAACCATATATTGTCTGTCACAGGACCATTTTGTCAGTTCCACTCTGTCTATTCCTTTCTGTTTCTCATTCAGTTCACTTGAGGTTAAAGTGACCCCAGCATCATCTGTCTGTGCTAGAGCTGATTCAAAAGaagtggaggggggagtgaaATACCAATTGGCATCATTGTGATTGAGGAATACATGAAGCTGTAGAAAACTGAAAACTAAGTTTTATCAGCAACACCCTGTCCCTTTTCTGGGTCAGTTTGACTTCACTGACTGGTAAAGGCAAAGTGCCTGCATTGGCACATCATGAAAATTTGACTTACTGCTTCCATTTTCAATCTTTTTGCATCTTACACTGGGAACAACAATGGAATGTGTGAGTCTGACAACTAACTCAGTTTATGCTCATTACCTATAAACTCTGGTTTGAGCATTACACAGACAGAGCCTAGATATATTTGTGCAAACTCTTTCCCCTTTTATATTCTTGGTCTTGCTCTGAATACAACTTATGTTAGTGGGTCAGCAGTAGCTGATTTTAGTTGCTactgcagcaacaacaaaaaagccacttcctttcctttcttcccattaTAGTCATTGAAATGAGACCTTCAGCTTAGCTCTTGTGGCACTAGCTCCTAGGCTAGCagtgcagagttacacccttctaagtccatcaaagtcaatagaAAAGTGCAACTcttgcataggattgcaccaCAAGTTTGGTCTCCAAGAAGTGTGAGTACTCTTCCAGTTCATTTGGTTCACATTGCTCAGATTTTGCTCTACATAGAAGATACTGGTGTAGCTGTTAATAACTTTGTTTTTATAGTGTTGTGGGTTTTGTTTTCCCTTTTTCCCAGACCTCTCCATTTCTTCTAGCATTGGCTGGGAACAGCCGAGAGCTGGTGCTGGATCAAATACCCAAGAAACGCAGCTGACGGGATTTGCAGAAAGCCAAGCTGTCAAAGATGCTGATTGCCCTGTCTAAGTGCAGAATCTTGGGGGCAAGCTTCCATGGACTTTTTCCAACAAAAACAAAAGTTACTGTGCTGTTCCTCGTACAGTCCTCCGTTCTGCGATTACACATCCAAGTAGGAAACAAGGCAGAATTAACAAGGACTTTTACACAACAAGATGTTGACACGTTTTCTGATTTAACAGGAGACACGAACCGATTACACCTGGATGAAGAATATGCAAAGAGGACAAGGTTTggaagaccagtggtccatggtGTTCTGATCAATGGACTTATCTCTGCTGTACTGGGGACTAAAATGCCCGGCCATGGCTGTATCTTTCTGTCTCAGGAAATTAATTTTCCAGCTCCTCTGTATGTTGGAGAAGAGGTGTTGGCAGCAGCAGAAGTGAAGAGACTGAAGAGAGGTCTTGCATATATTTCTGTGTCCTGCACAGTTGCCAAAAGTGGCAAGACAGTTATGGAGGGGATGGTTAAAGCTATGGTGCCAGAAGATCAGAACCCCAAGTCCTGACTACGTATCAAATTTTTCTTCAGGACAAAACACACTgccagttttaatgccagtatgGCTTAAGACTGAAGAAATCCATGTGGCAAAAAAAGATAAATGTATCTTATACTTACCTAGTTGTAATTATATTGTGTGGGGTCTTAACGCATGTCATAAAAGTTTTTGAAGTTCAGAATTAACTGATGTTTAAATTTGTTGGAACTCAGAAGAGTTAGCAGTAAAATGGTTTGGCATGGCTCTCTCATTTAAAAGGCTACAAGAAAATTACACCTTTGTTTAGTCTGTCTTTTGATGAGAATAGAAGTGGATCCCAAATAGTGTTTCAGCTGATGCAAGGACTTCTTTCCATGCAGTACAATTTTCCTGTCTCCAACAGGAGTCTGAAATTCCTCTAGAGAACCTGTTCTTGTGACAGACATCTCCCAAGAACAGGATTTTGGAAAGCATTTTGGGCTGCCACAGGAGGGAGGATGTGGAGAA includes these proteins:
- the RPP14 gene encoding ribonuclease P protein subunit p14, with the protein product MIESGDGKDSKPPSYEKIVLKNASEYYYLKVHLEFQEVGISLNAAEFKLLIISALKRLHGEVGAALPVDVLSYEEKNLFAILRVPNTGLVKLWSALTLLDSYQNRKCAFRVIQTSPFLLALAGNSRELVLDQIPKKRS